The following are encoded in a window of Sphingobium sp. AP49 genomic DNA:
- a CDS encoding ferredoxin--NADP reductase — protein MAAPTKCKDKVLTDVTIEKPVLEPTGALSVETVLSVKHWNEHLFSFRISRPASFRFRSGEFIMIGLKGDNGKPLLRAYSIASPAWDEEIEFLSIKVQDGPLTSKLQKIEPGDQIYLGRKPTGTLVTDALLPGKRLFMLSTGTGLAPFLSLPRDPDVYEFYEQVVVVHSVRRVSDLAFRDEMEGKWAEDPLVSEQAPNQFHYVPTVTREPFDGHTARIDKLVESGALFEGISGAAKFDPETDRIMMCGSMEMIKQFGAYFEEQGFTEGSNAAPGQFVIERAFVG, from the coding sequence ATGGCGGCGCCGACGAAATGCAAGGATAAGGTCTTGACCGACGTGACGATCGAAAAGCCGGTTCTGGAACCCACCGGCGCGCTTTCCGTGGAAACCGTGCTGTCGGTGAAGCACTGGAACGAGCATCTGTTCAGCTTCCGCATCAGCCGCCCGGCCAGCTTCCGCTTCCGCTCGGGCGAGTTCATCATGATCGGCCTGAAGGGCGACAACGGCAAGCCGCTGCTGCGCGCCTACTCGATCGCCAGCCCCGCCTGGGACGAGGAAATCGAGTTCCTGTCGATCAAGGTGCAGGACGGCCCGCTGACCAGCAAGCTGCAGAAGATCGAGCCGGGCGACCAGATTTATCTGGGTCGCAAGCCGACCGGCACGCTGGTGACCGACGCGCTGCTGCCGGGCAAGCGGCTGTTCATGCTGTCGACCGGCACCGGCCTGGCGCCGTTCCTGAGCCTGCCGCGCGACCCGGACGTGTATGAGTTTTACGAGCAGGTCGTGGTGGTGCATTCGGTGCGCCGGGTGAGCGACCTCGCCTTCCGCGACGAGATGGAAGGCAAGTGGGCCGAAGACCCGCTGGTGTCGGAACAGGCCCCCAACCAGTTCCATTATGTGCCGACCGTGACCCGCGAGCCGTTCGACGGCCACACCGCGCGCATCGACAAGCTGGTCGAGAGTGGCGCGCTGTTCGAGGGGATTTCGGGCGCGGCCAAGTTTGACCCCGAGACCGACCGGATCATGATGTGCGGCAGCATGGAGATGATCAAGCAGTTCGGCGCCTATTTCGAGGAACAGGGCTTCACCGAAGGCTCCAATGCGGCGCCGGGGCAGTTCGTGATCGAGCGCGCGTTTGTAGGCTAA
- a CDS encoding phosphoenolpyruvate carboxykinase, which yields MQAKSSITLVDQGISTHATEYWNLGTAPLVEAALANGEGILAKDGPLVVKTGKHTGRSAKDKFIVQDAETQDTVWWGSTNVPMTPAHFAALKEDFFKALGSKDKLYVADLYGGSQPEYRVNVRVINEFAWHNLFIRTLLVRPEAQALADFAPEYTIIDLPTFVADPARHGCRTETVIAVNFTEKLILIGGTRYAGEMKKSVFGILNYLLPAKGVMPMHCSANIGPNGDTAVFFGLSGTGKTTLSADASRTLIGDDEHGWSDQAVFNFEGGCYAKMINLSAEAEPEIFATTKRFGTVLENVVIDEESREIDLDDNSLAENSRGSYPIDFIPNTSEKNLGPVPKNIIFLTADAYGVLPPIARLTPEQAMYHFLSGYTARVAGTEIGVTEPTATFSTCFGAPFMPRHPSVYGNLLKERINKGGVTCWLVNTGWAGGKATMPGIKRMPIKVTRALLNAALDGSLNSAEFRTDPNFGFEVPVAVNGVDSQILDPRAMWADKEAYDATAATLVKAFVDNFAQFEAHVDDGVRSAALTAA from the coding sequence GTGCAGGCCAAATCCTCAATCACCCTGGTCGACCAGGGCATCTCCACCCATGCCACCGAATATTGGAACCTTGGCACCGCGCCGCTGGTCGAGGCCGCGTTGGCCAATGGCGAAGGCATATTGGCCAAGGACGGCCCGCTGGTCGTCAAGACCGGCAAGCATACCGGCCGCAGCGCCAAGGACAAATTCATCGTCCAGGATGCCGAGACCCAGGACACGGTCTGGTGGGGCAGCACCAATGTGCCGATGACGCCGGCGCATTTCGCCGCGCTGAAGGAGGATTTCTTCAAGGCGCTGGGGAGCAAGGACAAGCTCTATGTCGCCGACCTTTATGGCGGCTCGCAGCCCGAATATCGGGTCAATGTGCGCGTCATCAACGAGTTCGCCTGGCACAATCTGTTCATCCGTACCCTGCTGGTGCGGCCCGAGGCGCAGGCGCTGGCCGACTTCGCGCCCGAATATACCATCATCGACCTGCCGACCTTCGTCGCCGACCCGGCCCGCCATGGCTGTCGCACCGAGACGGTGATCGCGGTCAACTTCACCGAGAAGCTGATCCTGATCGGTGGCACCCGCTATGCCGGCGAAATGAAGAAGTCGGTGTTCGGCATCCTCAACTATCTGCTGCCGGCCAAGGGCGTGATGCCGATGCACTGTTCGGCCAATATCGGCCCGAATGGCGACACCGCAGTCTTCTTCGGCCTGAGCGGCACCGGCAAGACGACATTGTCGGCCGACGCCAGCCGTACCCTGATCGGTGATGACGAGCATGGCTGGTCGGACCAGGCGGTCTTCAATTTCGAGGGCGGCTGCTATGCCAAGATGATCAACCTGTCGGCCGAGGCCGAGCCGGAAATCTTCGCCACCACCAAGCGCTTCGGCACGGTGCTGGAAAATGTCGTGATCGACGAGGAAAGCCGCGAGATCGACCTGGACGACAACTCGCTGGCCGAGAATAGCCGCGGTTCCTACCCGATCGACTTCATCCCCAACACGTCGGAGAAGAATCTGGGGCCGGTGCCCAAGAACATCATCTTCCTGACGGCCGATGCTTACGGCGTCCTTCCGCCGATCGCGCGGCTGACCCCGGAACAGGCGATGTATCACTTCTTGTCCGGTTACACGGCGCGCGTCGCGGGCACCGAGATTGGCGTGACCGAGCCGACCGCCACCTTCTCGACCTGCTTTGGCGCACCCTTCATGCCGCGCCACCCCAGCGTCTATGGCAATCTGCTGAAAGAGCGGATCAACAAGGGCGGCGTCACCTGCTGGCTGGTCAATACCGGCTGGGCCGGTGGCAAGGCGACCATGCCGGGGATCAAGCGCATGCCGATCAAGGTGACGCGCGCGCTGCTCAACGCGGCGCTCGACGGCAGCCTGAACAGCGCCGAATTCCGCACCGATCCCAATTTCGGGTTCGAGGTGCCGGTGGCGGTGAATGGCGTCGACAGCCAGATCCTCGATCCGCGCGCGATGTGGGCGGACAAGGAGGCCTATGACGCCACCGCGGCGACGCTGGTGAAGGCCTTTGTCGACAATTTCGCCCAGTTCGAGGCGCATGTCGATGATGGCGTGCGCAGCGCGGCGCTGACGGCGGCCTGA
- a CDS encoding response regulator transcription factor: MTATIALVDDDKNILTSVSIALQTEGFVTRIYSDPETALKALIDNPADLAVFDIKMPRMDGLELLRRLREKSQMPVIFLTSKADELDEALGLAMGADDYISKPFSQRLLIARIRAILRRAEASRMPEAADEPPSDPIVRGRLEMDPPRHRVKWDGSDVTLTVTEFLILETLATRPGVVKSRNQLMDAAYQDDVYVDDRTIDSHIKRLRRKFREVDSNFNAIDTLYGAGYRFSEE; the protein is encoded by the coding sequence ATGACTGCAACCATCGCTCTGGTGGATGATGACAAGAATATCCTGACCTCGGTGTCGATCGCGCTCCAGACCGAAGGATTCGTGACGCGCATCTATTCGGATCCGGAAACCGCGCTGAAGGCGTTGATCGACAACCCGGCCGACCTGGCCGTCTTCGATATCAAAATGCCCCGTATGGACGGCCTGGAACTGCTGCGCCGCCTCCGCGAAAAAAGCCAGATGCCGGTCATTTTCCTGACATCCAAGGCGGACGAACTGGACGAAGCGCTGGGCCTCGCCATGGGTGCGGATGATTATATCTCCAAACCCTTCTCGCAACGGCTGCTGATCGCCCGTATCCGCGCCATCCTGCGCAGGGCAGAGGCCAGCCGCATGCCTGAAGCTGCCGACGAACCGCCCTCCGACCCGATCGTGCGTGGCCGTCTCGAAATGGATCCGCCTCGGCACAGGGTCAAATGGGATGGCAGCGACGTGACCTTGACGGTCACCGAATTCCTGATTCTGGAAACCCTCGCCACTCGCCCAGGCGTTGTGAAGAGTCGCAACCAGTTGATGGACGCCGCCTATCAGGACGACGTCTATGTCGACGATCGTACGATCGACAGCCACATCAAGCGCCTGCGGCGCAAGTTCCGCGAGGTAGATTCCAATTTCAACGCAATCGACACATTGTATGGCGCCGGATACCGATTCTCCGAAGAGTGA
- a CDS encoding ATP-binding protein, which produces MAPDTDSPKSEDAPLAVRWSGRISLTPRILAVNVFALALLAGGFFYLDSYRTRIVDDRLEQSARELKLLAIGLENAPTDRQDALIAAYARQTGDRVRRYDSGGRLVADSFTMNAPRYRLRLPSEEEWQRHVARFLDKAMDRVVSADRPPNFEEPAIDHASAWPELSLARKTGQPQAMNRYAPDRTFMISAAVPVRDGTDLFATENARDITRIVRAERLRLGIVLAAAALASVLLSLFLARTIVQPLQRLARAAVRVRLGRAREVTVPRLPERRDEIGMLARALSDMSHALRQRIDATDAFAADVSHELKNPIASLRSALDALDRVDKPELRAQLMDIAQDDVRRLDRLVTDIAEASRIDAQLSRTRFEPIDLGLLIERMVLAREARGVPRGIRLAFARPRKEVAVVLGEEQRLMRVLENLIDNAISFSPDDGLVQIIATVADNEVLVSVEDEGPGVPVSEREHVFRRFHSVRPEGEAFGKHSGLGLAIARSIVEGHQGKIRIADREDSQSGARFIVRLPMAVERDPGIMSE; this is translated from the coding sequence ATGGCGCCGGATACCGATTCTCCGAAGAGTGAGGACGCGCCGCTCGCGGTGCGCTGGTCGGGGCGAATAAGCCTCACGCCGCGCATTCTGGCGGTCAACGTCTTCGCCCTCGCCTTGCTGGCGGGCGGCTTCTTCTATCTGGACAGCTACCGTACCCGTATCGTCGACGATCGGCTGGAACAGTCGGCGCGCGAGCTCAAGTTGCTGGCGATCGGCCTCGAAAATGCGCCGACCGATCGGCAGGATGCCCTCATCGCAGCCTATGCGCGACAGACGGGGGACCGGGTGCGCCGCTATGATTCAGGCGGTCGCCTGGTCGCCGACAGCTTCACCATGAATGCGCCACGCTATCGCCTGCGGCTGCCTTCGGAAGAAGAATGGCAGCGCCATGTCGCACGCTTCCTCGACAAGGCTATGGACCGGGTCGTATCTGCCGACCGCCCGCCCAACTTTGAAGAGCCTGCCATCGATCATGCCAGCGCCTGGCCCGAATTGTCGCTCGCGCGCAAGACCGGCCAGCCCCAGGCGATGAACCGCTACGCCCCCGACCGGACCTTCATGATCTCGGCGGCCGTGCCAGTACGGGATGGCACCGACCTGTTCGCCACCGAAAATGCGCGCGACATCACCCGTATCGTGCGCGCCGAACGGTTGCGTCTGGGAATCGTGCTCGCCGCAGCAGCCCTCGCATCCGTCCTGCTGTCCCTGTTTCTGGCCCGCACCATCGTACAGCCGCTCCAGCGACTCGCCCGTGCAGCCGTGCGCGTGCGACTGGGCCGGGCGCGCGAGGTTACGGTGCCGCGCCTGCCCGAACGGCGTGACGAGATCGGCATGCTGGCGCGCGCCCTGTCCGACATGAGCCATGCGCTGCGGCAGCGGATCGACGCGACCGATGCCTTCGCGGCCGATGTCAGCCACGAACTGAAGAATCCGATCGCCTCGCTACGCTCGGCGCTCGATGCCCTCGACCGGGTGGACAAGCCAGAATTGCGCGCGCAATTGATGGACATCGCCCAGGATGACGTTCGCCGCCTAGACCGCCTCGTCACTGACATTGCCGAAGCCTCGCGGATCGACGCGCAACTCTCGCGCACCCGTTTCGAGCCAATCGACCTTGGCCTGCTGATCGAACGCATGGTCCTGGCCCGCGAAGCGCGCGGCGTTCCGCGCGGCATCCGCCTGGCCTTCGCCCGCCCCCGCAAGGAAGTCGCGGTCGTCCTGGGCGAAGAACAGCGGCTCATGCGCGTGCTCGAAAATCTGATCGACAATGCGATCTCCTTCTCTCCTGATGACGGACTGGTCCAGATCATCGCGACCGTCGCGGACAATGAGGTGCTGGTCAGCGTCGAGGACGAAGGCCCGGGCGTGCCTGTATCAGAGCGCGAACATGTCTTTCGCCGTTTCCACAGCGTGCGCCCCGAAGGCGAAGCATTCGGCAAGCATAGCGGCCTCGGGCTCGCCATTGCCCGCTCGATCGTGGAAGGCCATCAGGGCAAGATCCGCATCGCCGATCGCGAGGATTCGCAGAGTGGGGCGCGTTTCATCGTCCGCCTGCCGATGGCGGTGGAGCGCGATCCCGGCATCATGTCGGAATAA
- a CDS encoding HPr kinase/phosphatase C-terminal domain-containing protein, translating into MVRALSSETLHATTVAIGGRSVLLYGASGMGKSDLALRLIDRGAILVSDDYTLLKRVDGRLIATSPATISGRMEVRGIGIIPMPHVSESPVALLVDLADAVERMPMTPTSRAIAGVEVPVIAVVAREASAPIKVELALKALSMR; encoded by the coding sequence ATGGTGCGCGCACTTTCATCAGAAACGCTTCACGCAACGACCGTGGCGATCGGGGGACGATCCGTCCTGCTCTATGGCGCCAGCGGCATGGGCAAATCCGATCTGGCGCTGCGACTGATCGATCGCGGCGCAATCCTGGTCAGCGACGATTATACGCTGCTCAAGCGCGTCGATGGCCGTTTGATCGCCACCTCTCCGGCCACCATTTCCGGCCGCATGGAAGTGCGCGGCATCGGCATCATCCCCATGCCCCATGTCAGCGAATCCCCGGTCGCCCTGCTGGTTGATCTGGCCGACGCTGTCGAACGCATGCCGATGACGCCGACCAGCCGCGCCATCGCCGGCGTCGAGGTACCGGTGATCGCCGTCGTCGCACGCGAAGCATCGGCGCCAATCAAGGTCGAACTGGCGCTCAAAGCGCTGAGCATGCGATGA
- the rapZ gene encoding RNase adapter RapZ — MTTPAPKTILLVSGVSGAGKTTALKTLEDMGWEVVDNLPLVLLDRLLDTPLPAGHAGEDDRPLALGIDARTRGFDANAIVRRIKALRERHGHDIETLFLDCSGAELERRFAETRRRHPLAQDRPAADGIARERELTEPLRRWATQLIDTTSLSTNGLQQEMRALFARERLSDPVLTILSFGYSRGVPRNVDLMFDMRFLRNPYWDETLRAKTGLDADVSAYIMEDPAYDEALGKIEDLLVTLLPRYAEAGKTYITVAFGCTGGRHRSVHIAETVARYLQDAGFSPTVSHRNMESAPQDSLEKRRPGGPKAIS, encoded by the coding sequence ATGACGACCCCGGCACCCAAGACCATCCTTCTGGTGTCGGGCGTATCGGGCGCCGGCAAGACCACTGCGCTCAAGACATTGGAGGATATGGGCTGGGAGGTCGTGGACAACCTCCCGCTCGTCCTGCTCGACCGGTTGCTCGACACGCCTCTGCCCGCCGGCCATGCCGGCGAGGATGACCGGCCATTGGCATTGGGCATAGATGCACGCACCCGCGGCTTTGACGCCAACGCCATTGTCCGCCGGATCAAGGCGCTGCGTGAACGCCATGGCCATGACATCGAAACCCTGTTCCTCGACTGTTCCGGCGCAGAACTGGAACGGCGCTTTGCCGAAACGCGCCGCCGCCACCCGCTGGCACAGGACCGCCCGGCGGCCGACGGCATCGCCCGCGAACGCGAACTGACCGAACCGCTGCGTCGATGGGCGACCCAGTTGATCGACACCACCAGCCTGTCCACCAATGGCCTGCAGCAGGAAATGCGCGCCCTTTTCGCACGCGAACGCCTGTCCGATCCGGTGCTCACGATCCTGTCGTTCGGCTATAGCCGGGGCGTACCACGCAATGTCGACCTGATGTTCGACATGCGGTTCCTGCGCAATCCCTATTGGGACGAAACGCTGCGCGCCAAGACCGGGCTCGATGCGGATGTCTCCGCCTATATCATGGAAGACCCTGCCTATGATGAGGCGCTGGGCAAGATAGAGGATCTTCTCGTCACCCTGTTGCCGCGCTACGCGGAGGCTGGAAAGACCTACATCACCGTGGCCTTCGGCTGCACCGGCGGGCGCCACCGCTCGGTCCATATTGCCGAAACCGTCGCTAGATACTTGCAAGATGCGGGCTTTTCGCCCACCGTCTCGCACCGCAATATGGAATCAGCGCCCCAGGACAGTCTGGAGAAGCGCAGACCGGGAGGCCCGAAAGCAATATCATGA
- a CDS encoding PTS sugar transporter subunit IIA, which produces MIGLVLVTHGSLATEFVVAMEHVVGPQQQIETICIGPEDDMELRRADIAAAVARVNDGAGVILLTDLFGGTPSNLAISLLKAGEIEVIAGINLPMLIRLESARKVMDVRAAVAAAREAGQKYISVASELLGSTS; this is translated from the coding sequence ATGATCGGACTCGTACTCGTCACCCATGGGTCGCTTGCGACGGAATTCGTCGTGGCCATGGAACATGTCGTGGGACCGCAACAGCAGATCGAAACGATCTGCATCGGGCCAGAGGATGACATGGAATTGCGCCGCGCGGACATCGCGGCTGCGGTCGCGCGCGTCAATGACGGCGCCGGCGTCATCCTGTTGACCGACCTGTTCGGCGGCACCCCCTCGAACCTGGCAATTTCCCTGCTCAAGGCGGGCGAGATCGAGGTGATCGCCGGCATCAACCTGCCGATGCTGATCCGCCTGGAAAGTGCCCGCAAGGTGATGGACGTGCGCGCTGCCGTCGCCGCCGCGCGCGAAGCCGGTCAGAAATATATCAGCGTGGCGTCGGAATTGCTGGGTAGCACATCATGA
- a CDS encoding HPr family phosphocarrier protein, with protein MNDISREVRISNKRGLHARASAKFVTLASGLPAQITVSKDGSAVTGTSIMGLMMLGAAMGDSITISAAGPDAHDSLHQLVTLVEDKFGEE; from the coding sequence ATGAACGATATCAGCCGGGAAGTACGGATCAGCAACAAGCGCGGCCTTCATGCCCGTGCCAGCGCAAAATTCGTGACCCTGGCCAGCGGCCTGCCCGCGCAAATCACCGTCAGCAAGGATGGCAGTGCCGTCACCGGTACATCGATCATGGGCCTGATGATGCTGGGTGCCGCCATGGGCGACAGCATCACGATCAGCGCGGCCGGCCCCGACGCGCATGACAGCCTGCATCAGTTGGTCACGCTGGTCGAAGACAAGTTCGGCGAGGAATAG
- a CDS encoding sensor domain-containing diguanylate cyclase, producing MRDARLTDEPARMAALERYQVLDTPAEPAFDRITQLVRAILGVPICAVSLIDNDRQWFKSHPGLDVSETPRGVAFCDHTIRDRIPMIVNDASADLRFSANPLVTGDPNIRSYAGVPLSTADGYNIGSLCAIDTVPRMFDPAQIAILENLGGLVVEQLELRRIADRDHLSGALTRRAFLAEIDKQISLFQRHQRPASLLLLDIDHFKQVNDTHGHPAGDVVIRAVAERCRQLKRPSDMFGRLGGEEFALLMPEAGAQEAGAAAQRFCDAIAALDIPHAPPLRVTASFGIADIGPDRTSSGAWLAAADAALYAAKHGGRNRVAIAKSDGAQPD from the coding sequence ATGCGCGACGCAAGACTGACCGACGAACCAGCCCGCATGGCTGCGCTGGAGCGCTATCAGGTGCTCGATACGCCGGCCGAACCCGCCTTTGACCGGATTACCCAGCTCGTCCGCGCCATATTGGGCGTACCCATCTGCGCCGTCTCGCTGATCGACAATGACCGCCAATGGTTCAAGTCGCACCCGGGGCTGGACGTCAGCGAAACACCGCGCGGCGTCGCCTTTTGCGATCATACGATCCGCGATCGCATTCCCATGATCGTCAATGATGCGAGCGCCGATCTGCGGTTCAGCGCCAATCCGCTGGTCACGGGCGATCCCAATATCCGCAGCTATGCCGGCGTGCCTCTTTCGACAGCCGACGGCTATAATATCGGCTCGCTCTGCGCCATCGATACGGTGCCGCGGATGTTCGATCCGGCGCAGATCGCGATCCTGGAAAATCTGGGCGGGCTGGTGGTCGAACAACTGGAACTGCGCCGCATCGCCGATCGCGATCATCTGAGCGGCGCGCTGACGCGGCGCGCCTTCCTGGCGGAGATCGACAAGCAGATCAGCCTGTTTCAGCGCCACCAGCGCCCGGCAAGCCTGTTGCTGCTCGACATCGACCATTTCAAGCAGGTCAACGACACGCATGGCCATCCCGCCGGCGACGTGGTGATCCGTGCCGTCGCCGAACGCTGCCGCCAGTTGAAGCGGCCGAGCGACATGTTCGGTCGACTGGGCGGCGAGGAGTTCGCGCTGCTGATGCCCGAAGCCGGCGCGCAGGAAGCCGGCGCTGCGGCACAGCGTTTCTGCGATGCCATCGCCGCGCTCGATATCCCCCATGCACCGCCCCTGCGCGTCACCGCCAGCTTTGGTATCGCCGACATCGGGCCGGACCGGACCAGCAGCGGCGCCTGGCTCGCCGCTGCCGACGCCGCCCTCTATGCCGCCAAGCATGGCGGCCGCAATCGCGTCGCCATTGCGAAATCCGATGGCGCCCAGCCCGACTGA
- a CDS encoding RNA methyltransferase, with the protein MAREITGFSNPLVKRVRSLREKKYRKAEGLFLAEGLRILTEAREEGVLPEMLFHAGSTHPLALDLIDAIEADGGDVIETTPDILSKISGKDNAQAVVGVYRDRLTPLEKLDRSTADIWIVAQSLRDPGNLGTILRTGDAVGAGGLILIDDCVDPFSVESVRASMGALFTQSITQARWGEFMHWLRQGPGDLIGTSLKATQDYQEPRYQSPSFLLVGNEAQGLPESYEAECDQLVKMPMLGKADSLNAAVATAVMAYELLNQKRKTS; encoded by the coding sequence GTGGCACGCGAAATCACCGGTTTTTCCAACCCGCTGGTCAAGCGCGTGCGCTCGCTGCGGGAAAAGAAATATCGCAAGGCCGAAGGGCTGTTCCTCGCCGAAGGGCTGCGCATCCTGACCGAAGCGCGCGAAGAAGGCGTGCTGCCCGAAATGCTCTTCCATGCGGGCTCCACCCATCCGCTCGCGCTCGACCTGATCGACGCGATCGAGGCGGACGGCGGCGACGTGATCGAAACCACGCCCGACATCCTCTCGAAGATCAGCGGCAAGGACAATGCCCAGGCGGTGGTCGGCGTCTATCGCGACCGGCTGACCCCGCTGGAAAAGCTGGATCGCAGCACGGCGGACATCTGGATCGTTGCCCAGTCGCTGCGCGATCCCGGCAATCTGGGCACCATCCTGCGTACCGGCGACGCGGTCGGTGCCGGCGGCCTGATCCTGATCGACGATTGCGTCGACCCCTTCTCGGTCGAATCGGTGCGTGCCAGCATGGGCGCCCTCTTCACCCAGTCGATCACCCAGGCGCGCTGGGGCGAATTCATGCACTGGCTGCGCCAGGGGCCGGGCGACCTCATCGGCACCAGCCTCAAGGCCACCCAGGATTATCAGGAGCCCCGCTATCAGAGCCCCAGCTTCCTGCTGGTCGGCAATGAGGCACAGGGCCTGCCCGAAAGCTATGAAGCCGAATGCGACCAGTTGGTGAAGATGCCCATGCTGGGCAAGGCCGACAGCCTCAATGCCGCCGTCGCCACGGCAGTCATGGCCTATGAGCTGCTGAACCAGAAACGAAAGACATCATAA
- a CDS encoding MFS transporter: MPTFAGMTQRGQDDVTQTSGMGAMWRHKRVLAASLIGTAVEFYDFYIYATAASLIFPSLFFPSSSPSAQLMASYGSLALAFLARPVGAAVFGHYGDRVGRKATLVVSLMLMGGCTLLIGFLPTYAMIGFWAPLILCLLRFGQGFGLGGEWGGAALLAVENAPEGWRARFGMFPQLGAPVGFIAANGLFLLLGAFLSDAEFFAWGWRLPFLGSSVLVILGLWVRLKLTETPEFAAAQKEAPPPAVPLATLLSTHLGAAIAGTFACAACFAVYYIATAFALGYGTTALKIDREIFLAIQLGAILFMAFSIVLAGWWSDKTTPTRVLAWGCAGTLVMGVAFGPLIGTATLLPIFAALSFALFVMGFIYGPLGAYLPALFPTQLRYTGASFAFNLGGILGGALAPIVATWLIGAQGVTLVGLYMSAAALISLAGLWWTSRR; the protein is encoded by the coding sequence ATGCCGACCTTCGCCGGCATGACGCAAAGGGGGCAAGACGACGTGACACAGACGAGCGGCATGGGCGCAATGTGGCGGCACAAGCGGGTGCTGGCGGCCAGCCTGATCGGCACGGCAGTCGAATTCTACGACTTCTACATCTACGCCACCGCCGCCAGCCTGATTTTCCCCTCGCTCTTCTTCCCGTCCTCCTCGCCCTCGGCGCAGTTGATGGCGTCCTATGGCAGCCTGGCCCTGGCCTTTCTCGCCCGGCCCGTCGGCGCTGCGGTGTTCGGGCATTATGGTGATCGCGTCGGGCGCAAGGCAACGCTGGTTGTCTCGTTGATGCTGATGGGCGGGTGCACGCTCCTGATCGGCTTTCTCCCCACCTATGCCATGATCGGCTTTTGGGCGCCGCTCATTCTCTGTCTACTACGCTTCGGCCAGGGCTTCGGCCTTGGCGGCGAATGGGGCGGGGCGGCGCTGCTGGCGGTCGAGAACGCGCCCGAAGGCTGGCGTGCCCGCTTCGGCATGTTCCCGCAACTGGGGGCGCCGGTCGGCTTCATCGCCGCCAATGGCCTGTTCCTGCTGCTGGGTGCCTTCCTCAGTGACGCCGAATTCTTCGCCTGGGGCTGGCGCCTGCCCTTCCTTGGCAGCTCCGTGCTGGTGATCCTCGGCCTCTGGGTGCGCCTGAAGCTTACCGAGACGCCCGAATTTGCCGCCGCACAGAAGGAAGCGCCACCACCCGCCGTACCGCTTGCCACCCTGCTCTCGACCCATCTGGGCGCGGCCATTGCCGGCACCTTCGCCTGCGCGGCCTGCTTTGCCGTCTATTATATCGCGACGGCCTTCGCGCTGGGCTATGGCACCACGGCGCTCAAGATCGACCGCGAGATATTCCTGGCAATCCAGCTCGGCGCGATCCTGTTCATGGCGTTCAGCATCGTGCTGGCCGGCTGGTGGTCCGACAAGACCACGCCAACCCGCGTTCTTGCATGGGGCTGCGCCGGCACGTTGGTCATGGGCGTCGCCTTCGGGCCGCTGATCGGCACCGCCACATTACTGCCGATCTTCGCCGCCCTCAGTTTCGCCCTGTTCGTGATGGGCTTCATCTACGGACCGCTCGGCGCGTATCTGCCCGCGCTCTTCCCGACCCAGCTGCGCTATACCGGCGCCTCCTTCGCTTTCAATCTGGGCGGCATATTGGGCGGCGCATTGGCGCCGATCGTCGCCACCTGGCTGATCGGCGCACAGGGCGTTACTCTGGTCGGCCTCTACATGTCCGCCGCTGCGCTGATCAGCCTTGCGGGCCTCTGGTGGACGAGCCGGCGATGA
- a CDS encoding GNAT family N-acetyltransferase: MTILSRLNHRIATSDDEAGLSAVMTAAIDHLQDDFLTPEQVKASHGFMGLDSRLIADGTYFLIQDGDAIAGCGGWSRRATAYGGDHSAGRNDRMLDPATEAARVRAMYTHPDHVRKGVGTLILSLCEQAAGAEGFSALELSATMAGVPLYRSFGFVDVQPFQDNGVPLVLMRKLIAGSSTRGPQG, encoded by the coding sequence ATGACCATATTATCCCGGCTGAACCACCGCATCGCGACCAGCGACGATGAAGCGGGTCTTTCCGCCGTGATGACGGCGGCGATCGATCACTTGCAGGACGACTTTCTGACGCCCGAACAGGTCAAGGCCAGCCATGGCTTCATGGGCCTAGACAGTCGCCTGATCGCCGACGGCACCTATTTCCTGATCCAGGATGGCGATGCGATCGCAGGCTGCGGCGGCTGGAGTCGGCGGGCGACAGCCTATGGCGGCGATCATAGTGCTGGCCGCAACGACCGGATGCTCGACCCGGCGACCGAAGCGGCCAGGGTGCGGGCCATGTACACCCATCCCGACCATGTCCGCAAAGGCGTAGGCACGTTGATCCTGTCCCTGTGCGAGCAGGCGGCGGGGGCGGAAGGCTTTAGCGCATTGGAACTATCGGCCACGATGGCTGGCGTACCACTCTATCGCAGCTTCGGCTTCGTCGACGTCCAACCCTTTCAGGACAACGGCGTGCCGCTGGTGCTGATGCGGAAACTCATCGCCGGCTCGTCCACCAGAGGCCCGCAAGGCTGA